In one Dermacentor variabilis isolate Ectoservices chromosome 4, ASM5094787v1, whole genome shotgun sequence genomic region, the following are encoded:
- the LOC142579809 gene encoding uncharacterized protein LOC142579809, with translation MVFELAFTSDTWTQRWSSSFPYALQRVYARVREASSSLLPGAAPASRAAGDLLHRRCRRWETTLKSSELADRSSGPSGKPKVPLEFKDFEPPPDKNCRTILY, from the exons ATGGTGTTCGAACTTGCCTTCACGAGCGACACTTGGACGCAACGCTGGAGCAGCTCGTTTCCTTATGCCTTGCAGCGCGTTTATG CCAGAGtgcgggaagcctcgagctcgcttcttcccggcgCCGCCCCGGCTTCgagggccgccggggaccttctccatcggcgttgccgccgctgggagacgactctcaaaagttcagagttggcagaccgcagctctgggccatccggcaagccgaaggtgccgctcgagttcaaggacttcgagccgccacctgacaaaaactgccggaccattctctattaa
- the LOC142579810 gene encoding uncharacterized protein LOC142579810 isoform X1: protein MEVPGSFRDREAERRARRTEQRRKQRQVERESTDPEIVARRQARAEQVRLKARAWRAQETPEERAQRLATMRVYQARRHSLETPQQREARLEAHRIVLREARKRKAEQNARLHASATNFIDNPLGYICSVCDRLCHLRDIVSVNETWVPVLEQIFPEADVTTFSVCTTCQGSLRKGRNVRKKAQEQCAKKGQECEAKGSTTDVKSQDNLSNEQWHDVATISRGAEQRTPSCHRQLVSFCSRHLRTVDVKTAMTPSPLTTRNTQTDSKHKWVPTMGPSAIKKDTTLASTCESSSTRISAAESYSLSDYGTQTKFMEHKYVQTASFVVTRAIQT from the exons ATGGAAGTACCGGGTTCGTTTCGTGATCGAGAGGCCGAGCGCCGagcgagaaggacggagcagcgACGCAAGCAGCGGCAGGTCGAGCGCGAGTCGACCGACCCCGAAATCGTCGCCAGGCGCCAGGCACGAGCTGAACAAGTCCGGCTAAAGGCGCGGGCTTGGCGTGCCCAGGAAACTCCCGAGGAACGTGCTCAGCGGCTTGCGACAATGCGGGTGTACCAGGCAAGACGGCATAGCTTAGAAACTCCTCAACAGCGTGAAGCCCGTTTGGAAGCCCATCGCATTGTCTTGCGCGAAGCCCGGAAGCGAAAGGCCGAACAGAATGCCCGGCTTCACGCGAGCGCCACCAATTTCATCGATAACCCTTTGGGGTACATATGCTCTGTGTGTGATCGTCTCTGTCATCTGCGAGACATCGTTTCCGTCAACGAGACGTGGGTTCCCGTGCTGGAGCAAATTTTTCCCGAGGCTGACGTTACCACCTTCAGCGTTTGCACCACCTGCCAAGGCTCACTTCGTAAAG gaAGGAATGTTCGAAAGAAAGCTCAGGAGCAGTGCGCAAAGAAAGGCCAAGAATGCGAAGCAAAGGGTTCCACTACAGATGTGAAATCTCAAGACAACTTGTCAAATGAGCAGTGGCACGATGTGGCCACCATATCACGAGGAGCTGAGCAGAGAACGCCAAGCTGCCATCGACAACTTGTTTCCTTCTGCAGCAGACATCTTCGAACAGTGGACGTTAAAACTGCAATGACACCTTCCCCTCTAACCACCAGAAACACACAGACCGATAGTAAACACAAAT GGGTGCCAACCATGGGTCCTTCCGCCATCAAGAAAGATACTACTCTGGCAAGCACCTGTGAAAGCTCTAGTACCAGGATTTCAGCAGCAGAGTCTTACTCCTTGTCTGATTATGGCACACAGACAAAGTTTATGGAACACAAAT ATGTTCAAACAGCATCATTTGTAGTGACAAGGGCAATACAAACGTGA
- the LOC142579810 gene encoding uncharacterized protein LOC142579810 isoform X3 produces MEVPGSFRDREAERRARRTEQRRKQRQVERESTDPEIVARRQARAEQVRLKARAWRAQETPEERAQRLATMRVYQARRHSLETPQQREARLEAHRIVLREARKRKAEQNARLHASATNFIDNPLGYICSVCDRLCHLRDIVSVNETWVPVLEQIFPEADVTTFSVCTTCQGSLRKGVPTMGPSAIKKDTTLASTCESSSTRISAAESYSLSDYGTQTKFMEHKYVQTASFVVTRAIQT; encoded by the exons ATGGAAGTACCGGGTTCGTTTCGTGATCGAGAGGCCGAGCGCCGagcgagaaggacggagcagcgACGCAAGCAGCGGCAGGTCGAGCGCGAGTCGACCGACCCCGAAATCGTCGCCAGGCGCCAGGCACGAGCTGAACAAGTCCGGCTAAAGGCGCGGGCTTGGCGTGCCCAGGAAACTCCCGAGGAACGTGCTCAGCGGCTTGCGACAATGCGGGTGTACCAGGCAAGACGGCATAGCTTAGAAACTCCTCAACAGCGTGAAGCCCGTTTGGAAGCCCATCGCATTGTCTTGCGCGAAGCCCGGAAGCGAAAGGCCGAACAGAATGCCCGGCTTCACGCGAGCGCCACCAATTTCATCGATAACCCTTTGGGGTACATATGCTCTGTGTGTGATCGTCTCTGTCATCTGCGAGACATCGTTTCCGTCAACGAGACGTGGGTTCCCGTGCTGGAGCAAATTTTTCCCGAGGCTGACGTTACCACCTTCAGCGTTTGCACCACCTGCCAAGGCTCACTTCGTAAAG GGGTGCCAACCATGGGTCCTTCCGCCATCAAGAAAGATACTACTCTGGCAAGCACCTGTGAAAGCTCTAGTACCAGGATTTCAGCAGCAGAGTCTTACTCCTTGTCTGATTATGGCACACAGACAAAGTTTATGGAACACAAAT ATGTTCAAACAGCATCATTTGTAGTGACAAGGGCAATACAAACGTGA
- the LOC142579810 gene encoding uncharacterized protein LOC142579810 isoform X2, whose product MEVPGSFRDREAERRARRTEQRRKQRQVERESTDPEIVARRQARAEQVRLKARAWRAQETPEERAQRLATMRVYQARRHSLETPQQREARLEAHRIVLREARKRKAEQNARLHASATNFIDNPLGYICSVCDRLCHLRDIVSVNETWVPVLEQIFPEADVTTFSVCTTCQGSLRKAARLTGQPGSGPGTSTDSLNWWTGRRRPSRPRALLEPDSSATSPVPLSIKFTTTTIKAHGEEPQTAILLILTSCMEQQISLC is encoded by the exons ATGGAAGTACCGGGTTCGTTTCGTGATCGAGAGGCCGAGCGCCGagcgagaaggacggagcagcgACGCAAGCAGCGGCAGGTCGAGCGCGAGTCGACCGACCCCGAAATCGTCGCCAGGCGCCAGGCACGAGCTGAACAAGTCCGGCTAAAGGCGCGGGCTTGGCGTGCCCAGGAAACTCCCGAGGAACGTGCTCAGCGGCTTGCGACAATGCGGGTGTACCAGGCAAGACGGCATAGCTTAGAAACTCCTCAACAGCGTGAAGCCCGTTTGGAAGCCCATCGCATTGTCTTGCGCGAAGCCCGGAAGCGAAAGGCCGAACAGAATGCCCGGCTTCACGCGAGCGCCACCAATTTCATCGATAACCCTTTGGGGTACATATGCTCTGTGTGTGATCGTCTCTGTCATCTGCGAGACATCGTTTCCGTCAACGAGACGTGGGTTCCCGTGCTGGAGCAAATTTTTCCCGAGGCTGACGTTACCACCTTCAGCGTTTGCACCACCTGCCAAGGCTCACTTCGTAAAG CAGcaagactgactggacagcctggctcaggtccgggtacgtcgaccgacagcttgaactggtggactgggcggagaaggccaagcaggcccagggccttacttgagcccgattcctcagccacctcccccgttcccctttcaataaagtttaccaccaccaccatcaaagCACACGGGGAAGAGCCACAAACAGCAATattattaattttgacttcctgcaTGGAGCAACAAATCAGCTTATGTTGA